A portion of the Pseudarthrobacter defluvii genome contains these proteins:
- a CDS encoding DEAD/DEAH box helicase, protein MTETLFGGPTLPPAYPERAAWGTAPKLRAWQQEALDLYLKNSPRDFLAVATPGAGKTTFALRIASTLIDSGAVNRVTIVAPTDHLKRQWADAAAKVGIAIDPNFKNSDGQHGRGFIGVAVTYAQVASKPMLHRAKTEAARTLVILDEIHHGGEALSWGDGLREAFDPAVRRLSLTGTPFRSDTSPIPFVEYAEDRDGIRRSKADYTYGYGNALRDHVVRPVMFMAYSGQMRWRTSAGEEMAASLGEAAVTKDITSHAWRTALNPAGEWIPAVLAGADRRLSEVRRTVPDAGGLVIATDHEDARAYAGQLKRITGESPTVILSDDAKASSKIEEFSAGDKRWMVAVRMVSEGVDVPRLSVGVYATSTSTPLFFAQAVGRFVRARKRGETASVFLPSVPQLMALANSMEMERDHALDRPEKEDGDGLFNPEDSLMEEANREEKASDSLTKGKFEALDSQASFDRVLFDGGEFGTGGEVGSDDEMDFLGIPGLLDAEQVGMLLRQRQHEQLNRRNRKAPAASAESAAPAVPDHRMLMDLRNELAKNVAAWSARTGTPHGVVHTKLRTVCGGPPVAQANEEQLKSRLRKLQDWFVGRK, encoded by the coding sequence GTGACGGAGACGCTCTTTGGCGGTCCCACCCTGCCTCCGGCCTACCCGGAACGTGCAGCCTGGGGAACCGCCCCAAAACTCCGTGCCTGGCAGCAGGAAGCCCTCGACCTCTACCTGAAGAACAGCCCCCGCGACTTCCTCGCAGTGGCAACCCCCGGTGCCGGTAAGACCACCTTTGCGCTCCGGATCGCCTCCACCCTGATCGATTCAGGTGCCGTGAACCGCGTGACCATCGTTGCGCCCACGGACCACCTGAAGCGCCAGTGGGCGGACGCGGCCGCGAAGGTGGGCATTGCCATCGACCCCAACTTCAAGAACTCCGACGGCCAGCACGGCCGTGGCTTCATCGGCGTTGCCGTCACGTATGCCCAGGTAGCCAGCAAGCCAATGCTGCACCGCGCCAAGACAGAGGCTGCCCGCACCCTGGTGATCCTGGACGAGATCCACCATGGCGGCGAAGCGCTCTCCTGGGGTGACGGGCTGCGCGAAGCGTTCGATCCCGCCGTGCGCCGGCTGTCCCTGACGGGTACCCCGTTCCGTTCGGACACCTCGCCCATCCCGTTCGTGGAGTACGCGGAGGACCGGGACGGCATCCGGCGCTCCAAGGCTGACTACACCTACGGCTACGGCAACGCGCTCCGGGACCACGTGGTGCGACCCGTGATGTTCATGGCCTACTCCGGCCAGATGCGCTGGCGTACCAGCGCCGGCGAGGAAATGGCTGCGTCGCTTGGCGAGGCTGCGGTGACGAAGGACATCACGTCTCACGCCTGGCGCACGGCGCTTAACCCGGCGGGGGAATGGATTCCTGCCGTCCTGGCCGGTGCCGACAGACGGCTCAGCGAAGTCCGCCGCACCGTGCCCGACGCCGGCGGCCTGGTCATTGCCACCGATCACGAGGACGCCCGCGCCTATGCCGGCCAGCTGAAGAGGATCACCGGCGAATCACCCACCGTCATCCTCTCTGACGACGCCAAGGCCTCCAGCAAGATTGAGGAATTTTCGGCCGGTGACAAGCGCTGGATGGTGGCCGTCCGCATGGTGTCCGAAGGCGTTGACGTGCCCCGGCTCTCCGTCGGCGTTTACGCCACCTCCACGTCAACCCCGTTGTTCTTCGCCCAGGCCGTGGGACGTTTCGTGCGTGCCCGCAAACGGGGCGAGACGGCGTCGGTCTTCCTGCCTTCCGTCCCGCAGTTGATGGCGCTGGCCAACTCCATGGAGATGGAGCGGGACCACGCGCTGGACCGGCCGGAGAAGGAGGACGGCGATGGCCTCTTTAACCCGGAAGACTCGCTGATGGAAGAGGCCAACCGGGAGGAGAAGGCCTCGGACAGCCTGACCAAGGGCAAGTTCGAGGCGCTGGACTCCCAGGCCTCCTTTGACCGGGTGCTGTTCGACGGCGGCGAGTTCGGCACCGGCGGCGAAGTGGGGTCCGACGACGAAATGGACTTCCTGGGCATCCCCGGGCTCCTGGATGCCGAGCAGGTGGGTATGCTCCTGCGCCAACGCCAGCACGAGCAGTTGAACCGGCGGAACCGTAAGGCTCCTGCCGCGTCCGCTGAAAGTGCCGCACCCGCCGTGCCGGACCACCGCATGCTGATGGACCTGCGCAACGAGCTGGCCAAGAACGTGGCGGCCTGGTCCGCGCGGACCGGCACGCCCCACGGTGTGGTCCACACCAAGCTGCGGACCGTCTGCGGCGGCCCGCCCGTGGCGCAGGCCAACGAGGAACAGCTGAAGTCCCGGCTGCGCAAGCTCCAGGACTGGTTCGTGGGCCGCAAGTAG
- a CDS encoding DUF3039 domain-containing protein, translated as MDGMTSMTDPLENDPMRELSGAGTSTATIEREELRQEVEPGDRERFAHYVRKEKIMESAMTGEPVIALCGKVWTPGRDPKKFPVCPECKEVYDGLRPGNDGGKGPGGSGNNK; from the coding sequence ATGGATGGCATGACTAGCATGACGGACCCTCTCGAAAACGACCCCATGCGCGAGCTTTCCGGGGCTGGAACGTCCACGGCCACCATTGAGCGCGAGGAACTGCGCCAGGAAGTGGAACCGGGGGACCGGGAGCGCTTCGCGCACTATGTGCGGAAGGAAAAGATCATGGAGTCCGCCATGACCGGGGAGCCCGTCATTGCCCTGTGCGGCAAGGTTTGGACCCCGGGCCGGGATCCGAAGAAATTCCCCGTTTGCCCCGAGTGCAAGGAGGTCTATGATGGCCTCCGCCCGGGCAACGACGGCGGGAAGGGTCCGGGCGGCTCGGGCAATAACAAGTAG